gtttactcatgtgaataatgatgaacctacttgttccaacatatacataatattcTTAATACATTCAACCACGTaactagtaattgatggacagttgattattgttcgAACACTATTAATGGCACCTTCagttgaagatgaaaaagaaaaacagaaTAATTTAAATGATCCTAGGGGTAGGAGAAATTGAGGAAACTTAACCTCAGTAATCCGTGATAGTTTAATGGTCAGAATGGGCGCTTGTCGCGTGCCAGATCGGGGTTCAATTCCCCGTCGCGGAGATTTTTTAACATCTGGGAGtgaaatatcaaaaaggTAATTTTTAATTACAGTTCACAAAGCATcttcaataataatagcGATTGAACTATGTATTTGTTTAAAGTGGAAGGATTTTATTCCCTAAAGAATTTTGTTAtttaaattttgaattagTTCTATGATTTCAGAGAGGTTCTCCACTGCAAAGTCTACAAGTTCTTTATGTTCGAGCAATAAATGACCATTCACATGATTTTTAAGCAACACCGTCAAGCAACCTGCAGATCTACCAGACTTCATGTCATCATAGGAGTCGCCTACCATGATCATTTCTAATGGTCTTATATTCAGCTTCGAGGCGATGTGCAATAATGGGTCAGGTAGCGGTTTTGTAGGCCTAAAGTCTCTAGTCATTATGTAGTCGAACTTAGAAAACTCTGATTGAATGAACCTTGCGACGAAAGTCTCTACCGGAGCGCCAACATTTCTGGTGCATATATTCTTGCTGATACTATTCGAGGTCAAATAGCTCATTATGTCAACCAAACCAGGCTGTGGTTGCATGTCCTTCATGGCTTTTGCTTCAACTAATTCTATTTTATCATgtgcttcttttctttctttttctgaagGCAACGTATCAATGAAATGAAGGATATCAATCGATTTGTCATGCAATCCTATGGCGTTTCTCATCGCTGGAAACATCCAGGGCTGGGGTAGACACAATGTACCGTCCATATCAAATACCACTGCTTTGATGTGCTTTAATCCTCTTAGTCCTTGAAACTTAGTCATTGTTTTATGATGCCCTTGGAGAGGCTTATAAACGTATTAACTTTAACTGGCTGTCTAACTAATTAGCGTCAGCAGCATCTAACACCAAATGTCATGGATTGAAACACCCTGATATTTCGCCATAGGAAATGTATGacctttttattttctcgttttctttacactttttcttttactcGCGTTCAAAGCCTGATTTTAGAGAAAGGGGACGTTTTCAAGAGTAATTGAAAGAGCCAGTAACACCCACTTTGCTGTGGGATCCATTTAACGTCAAGATACTTGGACTCAAAGATCAAACTACGTTTTGACTCTCTCCGCATACTTGATTGAAATCTTCCCTTTACTCTGAACTATGGCATCGGCTGTGCCTTATGATCCGTATGATGATCTGGATAATAATCCATTTGCTGAACCGCAGGAAGATTCTGAACCAATTGCAACAAACACAGATGGATCTTCTTCTATGGTAAAAGAGCAAATAAATGCCGAGGAAGCCATCGGTTCTGATCAAGCTATCAGTACGGTAAATAGTGCTCAAAACGAAAATGCAACACAgtcaaaaacatcaagTGAGCAGAGTGGAAATAAACAGTTAGCTCAACCTCTAGAACGTGATGTGCTTCCTGAAAGAagcgatgaaaaaaagaagtatAGTTTACTTGTTAAAGTAGTAGGATTGGAACGATTTGGATCTACAGCaggcaaaaaagaaaatccaaCTATTGTATTTGACTGCTCAACAAATCTGCCTACATTTCGCAAACAACAGTACAAGAATGTAAAGAAATCATATGAAGAATTTAACCAGTTGTTTAAGTATCTAAATGCCGCTATTCAAGAATCTTTTGTTCCTACTCTTCCCCCTGCCTTTACAACATTCGGAATTAATAGCGAAGAGGATAGGATAAAAGTTACacgaaattttcaactttggTTCAACAGGGTTTCACGAGACCCTCTGATTATTCGAAATGAAGAAGTGGCTTTTTTCATCGAGAGCGATTTTAATACATACACTCCCATCAGCAAGTCCAAATTACTTGCGTCGGggttgaaaagaaaaactttgAAGCAACTGGCAATTCCTTATGACGAAGTTACAGAACTGGCAGAATTTCGGCCATTAGTCAAGTCTATATATGTTGTTTCTCAGAATTTGCAAGAAAAGCTGCTAAAGGTTTCGAGAAACCGTAGAATGATggttcaagaagaaaacgcATTTGGTCAGGACTTCGTTAATCTAGATGATCACAATAAACTATACAAAAGATACGGGAAAATTTTGACTGCTGTGGGAGACATTGACAGCATTATAGCCACCATGGATATGGCGACATTATACGATGGTTTAGAATGGGTTATTAGAGATACTTATGTCGTGAAGGAAGCATTGACTAACAGACATTTTATCATGCGAAACCTAATTCAAGCACAACAGAACTCCAAGGCAAAACAGGAACAAGCACGCAGGTTCAGATCGAGAAGGGATATCAATCCTATGAAAATCGATGAAGCATTACGTCAGTTGAAAACCGCTACCAAGAGCGAACAAGTTTTGACTTTAAAGCTTCAGCGAATTACACTTAACATGGTTATTGAGAGAAAGCAGTGGCTTACTTGGTATGAAGAATGGATAAGAAATTCAATCAAAGAATTCACATtaagaaaaatagaataCGAAAGGAAGAAGCTAACGTTGTTAGAACGAGTTCGCTCTGATATTAGAAAGGCTGACGAAAACGGTGGCTTATCGCGTCTGGGTCGCCACGCCGTCTCAGTCAGCAACACCGATACTTCTCAAACTGTCAAGGGTGATAGTTGGACCGGAGAAAATAACCGCAAAAGTCAAATTCCAATCAACAAGATTACTCACACTGAATTTGACGACGAACTGTTCACTGAAGACGATGGGTGCACCTCCCAAGATTCTGATACTACCTCGCTGAATGCTCGCCATGCTGCTTCCCTTTTGGGTATGTCTACGAAATAGTGTGTATAAGTGAGTATAGAAACTTCATACTTTTCGGTGAAGTGTGCCTTTCCTTACCGGTCTCAACACCGGGTAAAGAGTCGTGCTGcaattttaaaatttttttcaaatctcacctaggaaaaaaattttcttgtcaACTTCCTTTACTTAACTTCAATTGCATGCTTAAATCGTACTATCAGTTACATTGTGTATCAGAATTTATTCCTTGTTTAAGAAACATAGATCTCCGCACCCAAGAATTTCTAATATCAGATAAAAATGGTTGCTTTCACTGTTGACCAAATGCGTTCTTTAATGGACAAAGTTACCAATGTGCGTAACATGTCCGTTATTGCTCACGTCGATCATGGTAAGTCCACTTTGACCGATTCGTTGGTCCAAAGAGCCGGTATTATTTCCGCTGCTAAGGCTGGTGAAGCTCGTTTCACCGATACCAGAAAGgatgaacaagaaagagGTATCACCATCAAGTCCACTGCCATTTCTCTGTACTCTGAAATGTCTGACGAAGATGTCAAGGAAATCAAGCAAAAGACCGATGGTAACTCCTTCTTGATCAACTTGATCGACTCTCCAGGTCACGTCGACTTCTCCTCCGAAGTCACTGCCGCTTTACGTGTCACTGACGGTGCTTTGGTTGTCGTTGACACCATCGAAGGTGTCTGTGTCCAAACTGAAACCGTTTTGAGACAAGCCCTAGGTGAAAGAATCAAGCCTGTTGTCGTTATTAACAAGGTCGACAGAGCCTTGTTGGAATTGCAAGTTTCCAAGGAAGATCTATACCAAACTTTCGCCAGAACTGTTGAATCCGTTAACGTCATCGTCTCCACCTACGCCGATGAAATTTTGGGTGACGTCCAAGTCTACCCAGCCAGAGGTACCGTTGCCTTCGGTTCTGGTTTGCACGGTTGGGCTTTCACCATCCGTCAATTCGCCTCCAGATACGCTAAGAAGTTCGGTGTCGACAAATCCAAGATGATGGACAGATTATGGGGTGACTCTTTCTTCAACCCAAAGACCAAGAAGTGGACCAACAAGGACACTGATGCTGAAGGTAAGCCATTGGAAAGAGCTTTCAACATGTTCATCTTGGACCCAATTTTCAGATTATTCACTGCCATCATGAACTTTAAGAAGGACGAAATTTCAGTTTTgttagaaaaattggaaatcaCCTTGAAGGGTGACGAAAAGGACTTGGAAGGTAAGGCCTTATTGAAGGTCGTTATGAGAAAGTTCTTGCCAGCTGCTGACGCTTTGTTGGAAATGATCATCTTGCACTTGCCATCTCCAGTCACTGCTCAAGCTTACAGAGCTGAACAATTATACGAAGGTCCAGCCGACGATGCTAGTTGTATCGCCATCAAGAACTGTGATCCAAAGGCAGACTTGATGTTGTACGTCTCCAAGATGGTGCCAACCTCTGATAAGGGTAGATTCTACGCTTTCGGTAGAGTTTTCGCCGGTACTGTTAAGTCCGGTCAAAAGGTCAGAATCCAAGGTCCAAACTACGTTCCAGGTAAGAAGGATGATTTGTTCATCAAGGCCATCCAAAGAGTCGTCTTGATGATGGGTAGATTCGTCGAACCAATCGATGACTGTCCAGCTGGTAACATTATCGGTTTAGTCGGTATCGATCAATTCTTGTTGAAGACCGGTACTTTGACCACCAATGAAACCTCTCACAACATGAAGGTCATGAAATTCTCCGTTTCCCCAGTTGTCCAAGTCGCCGTCGAAGTTAAGAACGCCAACGATTTGCCAAAATTGGTCGAAGGTTTGAAGAGATTGTCCAAGTCCGATCCATGTGTCTTGACTTACATGTCCGAATCCGGTGAACATATCGTCGCTGGTACCGGTGAATTGCATTTGGAAATTTGTTTGCAAGATTTGGAACAAGATCATGCCGGTGTCCCATTGAAGATCTCCCCACCAGTTGTCGCTTACAGAGAAACTGTTGAAAGCGAATCTTCTCAAACCGCTCTATCCAAGTCTCCAAACAAGCATAACAGAATCTACTTGAAGGCTGAACCAATCGACGAAGAAGTTTCCTTGGCTATCGAAAACGGTGTCATCAACCCAAGAGATGATTTCAAAGCCAGAGCTAGAGTCATGGCTGATGAGTTCGGTTGGGATGTCACTGATGCTAGAAAGATCTGGTGTTTCGGTCCAGACGGTAACGGTCCAAACTTGGTTGTTGACCAAACTAAGGCTGTTCAATACTTACACGAAATCAAGGATTCCGTTGTTGCTGCTTTCCAATGGGCTACCAAGGAAGGTCCAATTTTCGGTGAAGAAATGAGATCTGTCAGAATCAATATCTTGGATGTTACTTTACATGCTGATGCTATCCACAGAGGTGGTGGTCAAATCATCCCAACTATGAGAAGAGCTACCTACGCTGGTTTCTTGTTGGCTGAGCCAAAGATTCAAGAGCCAGTTTTCTTGGTCGAAATTCAATGTCCTGAACAAGCTGTCGGTGGTATCTACTCCGTCttaaacaagaagagaGGTCAAGTCGTTTCTGAAGAACAAAGACCAGGTACTCCATTGTTTACCGTCAAGGCTTACTTGCCAGTTAACGAATCTTTCGGTTTCACCGGTGAATTAAGACAAGCCACTGGTGGTCAAGCTTTCCCACAAATGGTCTTCGACCATTGGGCTACCTTAGGTTCCGACCCATTGGACCCAACCTCCAAGGCTGGTGAAATTGTTCTTGCTGCTCGTAAGAGACACGGtatgaaggaagaagttCCAGGCTGGCAAGAATATTACGACAAGTTATAAGATGCTTGAATGAGGGAAGGATAGGACttgggaaaaaaatcctACTGTCGTGCAATCTTTCTGCCTCATTTCATCTCTAAAATTTGTCGTAATTCAAATAGTATAGTAATAGacatatatattatttCCTTATACATTTTTGTCATATAGTTATATTCCGAATGTTACAATCGAATCCATCataaaaagaaggtttTACCTTATCCTCCTTTTTTGGCCGAGAGGGGGAACTAAATAAAGCTACGGCCCCTCCTTGGGTAACCTGATTTAGTGTCTAACCCCTCTGATATAGTGGTGATGGAGCACTTAAAAAGTTCATCACAGGCTCCATTGTTACATACACGCTCTGAAATAGTATCACGTATGTCTTACCTGGCTCTTTATCATCACTTATGCCCATAGGCGAAAAGAGGAGAGGAAGTGCCGGCTTCCGCGGCTATTGTTGGATTGTACCCCGCCGTATATTGACGCTTCTATAATTAGacgaaaaaggaaatagGGAAAATCCAAGGGAGGAGAGGCCCAGCCTCATCGAGCTAAAACTCCCTCAGACCGGAGGGGCACAGTAAAGTATATATCTCATTATGGCGGATACTGGGCTTAAAGGCACATCCATCAAGGAACCCCAGCCTCTGCAGGTGGAGGAGTAAAGAGGTAATTAATTCTCCGATTTACTTATTTTATTGCCATCGGGGGAAAAGTTTTCATTCGAGGCGTCAAGGTCGAAGAGCACCgtcgtttctttttcacttaTATATGTCCCTGGAAAGGTAATATTCTCGACAATGTTACTGTTGGTGAGTCCAATCTTGATTTTCATTCCTTATTGTTATGTACGCCTCTACTAATATGTAATAATAGTATATAAAATTACCTGCGGAATAATCAAATAACTTAAGCTGAAAATAATACATAGAACCATTTATTTCGGATCATACCTTATTGCACAAGAATAAAATAGGAATGTTTACAATGAATCTGCTTTCAACTCCTTCCCCTGAAAGACTTTCCTCGCAGGATAACTGGCCTCAAATTCCTTCTGTGGAGTGCAAAATGGATAAAGACACTTTTTCTAGCTCACAATTTGAATTCGATGGTGCTGTTTTTGGTATTTCACTCGAAGAATCCTTGAAAGTTGCCCAGGAAGAAGTGTTAGtccaagaaaatacaaAGCAAACTGGCTTGATACCAGTTGTAGTAGCGAGAAGTGGAGAATATCTAAAAGAGAATGCAATGAATACAACAGGGCTTTTTCGTATTTCCGGCAGTAATAAACGTCTCAAAGAACTTCAAAGCATATTTTCTAAGCCTCCAGATTTTGGCAACAAGTTCGAAGGATGGAGTGACTTCAATTTCCATGATATTGCAACTTTATTAAAAAGATATTTGAACTCACTAAGTGAACCTTTAGTTCCCTTAGCATTATACGACATTTTCAGGAACCCAATACTGGAAACTCCAGATACTGAGGagtacaaagaaaaagtcaTCAAGAATTACGAAGACATATACATGCTCTTACCACAGGCTAACAGGCATTTGATACTTTATTTGATCGGGTTGTTTAATTTGCTTGCAAGaaacgaaaaggaaaatttgatgCCTGCAAGCAATTTAGCCGCCATTGTGCAGCCCTCAATTTTATCTCATCCGAAACATGAAATGGATCCAAAGGAGTATGAGGTTTCCAGAATGGTAATCGAATTCCTAATATTGCACGCTCCCGACATAATACCAAAtacagaaaattttaaaaaagATATCAGGCCGCATGCGGTAACGATGGCGAAGTTTAACGGCATTACCGTTCCTGAAATGGCTATTGActctgatgaagaagatttccTACAAGCTTCAATAGATGATCACATGCTGCCGAGATCACGTGCGCATTCGGacttcaacaattttacCCTAGATTATCATGCGCTATCTGCTAGCCCCATTGGTCTTGGCAAGAGTACACTTTCTGTGCCAAGGTCGTTCAAGGGAAGAACCCTAAGTGCTGGGTCCCTTTCGCCCAAACTCAATAAATTGCTTGGCGGTGTTGGAAACAGTAGCAGTAGTGAGGAAAAGAAGCTCATGGAAAGAGTCCCTAGAAGCGAGCATAAAGGTAAACATAAACAGCACAGGCAGTCGTGGTTAAGAAGACTCACTAGCCCTTCTAGAACAGTCCCTTAGTGGTATCACCATTAAAAACGACAACCCATCACCGAGACTCGGCAATGGGTTGCCCTGCCAGACACTTTTGCGAGACTCGGCGCATCGAAGAACAATCTCGGTCCGCGCCTCGGCAAGGGGGGCATGACACTGGCCGCTCTGGTTGGTCAGTgcttattttttgtaacTTCCATTGTTTGGttaaaagaatatataagTTACTGTAAAGCTCATAGTCCCTTACTGTAGATCTTAAGGTTTTGGTTTCTCATCATAATCATCATCAGAGAAACCCTCTTCTTAAGATTTTCATccttatttattttcacatattttatataaatacataCTCC
The DNA window shown above is from Saccharomyces kudriavzevii IFO 1802 strain IFO1802 genome assembly, chromosome: 15 and carries:
- the SKDI15G2790 gene encoding putative haloacid dehalogenase-like hydrolase (similar to Saccharomyces cerevisiae YOR131C; ancestral locus Anc_5.465) codes for the protein MTKFQGLRGLKHIKAVVFDMDGTLCLPQPWMFPAMRNAIGLHDKSIDILHFIDTLPSEKERKEAHDKIELVEAKAMKDMQPQPGLVDIMSYLTSNSISKNICTRNVGAPVETFVARFIQSEFSKFDYIMTRDFRPTKPLPDPLLHIASKLNIRPLEMIMVGDSYDDMKSGRSAGCLTVLLKNHVNGHLLLEHKELVDFAVENLSEIIELIQNLNNKIL
- the VPS17 gene encoding retromer subunit VPS17 (similar to Saccharomyces cerevisiae VPS17 (YOR132W); ancestral locus Anc_5.466), producing the protein MASAVPYDPYDDLDNNPFAEPQEDSEPIATNTDGSSSMVKEQINAEEAIGSDQAISTVNSAQNENATQSKTSSEQSGNKQLAQPLERDVLPERSDEKKKYSLLVKVVGLERFGSTAGKKENPTIVFDCSTNLPTFRKQQYKNVKKSYEEFNQLFKYLNAAIQESFVPTLPPAFTTFGINSEEDRIKVTRNFQLWFNRVSRDPLIIRNEEVAFFIESDFNTYTPISKSKLLASGLKRKTLKQLAIPYDEVTELAEFRPLVKSIYVVSQNLQEKLLKVSRNRRMMVQEENAFGQDFVNLDDHNKLYKRYGKILTAVGDIDSIIATMDMATLYDGLEWVIRDTYVVKEALTNRHFIMRNLIQAQQNSKAKQEQARRFRSRRDINPMKIDEALRQLKTATKSEQVLTLKLQRITLNMVIERKQWLTWYEEWIRNSIKEFTLRKIEYERKKLTLLERVRSDIRKADENGGLSRLGRHAVSVSNTDTSQTVKGDSWTGENNRKSQIPINKITHTEFDDELFTEDDGCTSQDSDTTSLNARHAASLLGMSTK
- the EFT1 gene encoding elongation factor 2 (similar to Saccharomyces cerevisiae EFT2 (YDR385W) and EFT1 (YOR133W); ancestral locus Anc_5.467), which encodes MVAFTVDQMRSLMDKVTNVRNMSVIAHVDHGKSTLTDSLVQRAGIISAAKAGEARFTDTRKDEQERGITIKSTAISLYSEMSDEDVKEIKQKTDGNSFLINLIDSPGHVDFSSEVTAALRVTDGALVVVDTIEGVCVQTETVLRQALGERIKPVVVINKVDRALLELQVSKEDLYQTFARTVESVNVIVSTYADEILGDVQVYPARGTVAFGSGLHGWAFTIRQFASRYAKKFGVDKSKMMDRLWGDSFFNPKTKKWTNKDTDAEGKPLERAFNMFILDPIFRLFTAIMNFKKDEISVLLEKLEITLKGDEKDLEGKALLKVVMRKFLPAADALLEMIILHLPSPVTAQAYRAEQLYEGPADDASCIAIKNCDPKADLMLYVSKMVPTSDKGRFYAFGRVFAGTVKSGQKVRIQGPNYVPGKKDDLFIKAIQRVVLMMGRFVEPIDDCPAGNIIGLVGIDQFLLKTGTLTTNETSHNMKVMKFSVSPVVQVAVEVKNANDLPKLVEGLKRLSKSDPCVLTYMSESGEHIVAGTGELHLEICLQDLEQDHAGVPLKISPPVVAYRETVESESSQTALSKSPNKHNRIYLKAEPIDEEVSLAIENGVINPRDDFKARARVMADEFGWDVTDARKIWCFGPDGNGPNLVVDQTKAVQYLHEIKDSVVAAFQWATKEGPIFGEEMRSVRINILDVTLHADAIHRGGGQIIPTMRRATYAGFLLAEPKIQEPVFLVEIQCPEQAVGGIYSVLNKKRGQVVSEEQRPGTPLFTVKAYLPVNESFGFTGELRQATGGQAFPQMVFDHWATLGSDPLDPTSKAGEIVLAARKRHGMKEEVPGWQEYYDKL
- the BAG7 gene encoding GTPase-activating protein BAG7 (similar to Saccharomyces cerevisiae SAC7 (YDR389W) and BAG7 (YOR134W); ancestral locus Anc_5.471); translation: MFTMNLLSTPSPERLSSQDNWPQIPSVECKMDKDTFSSSQFEFDGAVFGISLEESLKVAQEEVLVQENTKQTGLIPVVVARSGEYLKENAMNTTGLFRISGSNKRLKELQSIFSKPPDFGNKFEGWSDFNFHDIATLLKRYLNSLSEPLVPLALYDIFRNPILETPDTEEYKEKVIKNYEDIYMLLPQANRHLILYLIGLFNLLARNEKENLMPASNLAAIVQPSILSHPKHEMDPKEYEVSRMVIEFLILHAPDIIPNTENFKKDIRPHAVTMAKFNGITVPEMAIDSDEEDFLQASIDDHMLPRSRAHSDFNNFTLDYHALSASPIGLGKSTLSVPRSFKGRTLSAGSLSPKLNKLLGGVGNSSSSEEKKLMERVPRSEHKGKHKQHRQSWLRRLTSPSRTVP